The sequence CCCGCGAACCGGAGATAGAGACCATTCCGAGCAAGAGCAGTGTTCTGGAGCCTAAGACGCTTTAGAGACCCCTAATTTTGCCTGAGCCGCCTTCAAAATGCTGTCGAGCAGGCCAGGAAACGCCGCCTCTAGATCGTCACGGCGCAGAGAGTTCATGTGCTGGGTGCCCTGTTTGCGGCAGTGCAGCACCCCGGCTTCACGCAAAATTTTGAAGTGGTGGGAAAGCGTAGACTTCGCTACCCCCAAGTCGAGATCCGAGCAAGACAGTTCGTCGTTGCTGGCTAGCCGCTGCACAATTTCGAGCCGCACCGGGTCGCCCAGGGCGTACAAAACCCCTTCTAGGGCGATGTCTTGAGGGTTGGGATGGTGAATGGGTCGCATAGTTGCATTATGCCACGGTAGACGCTATAGTTTGATTGTTCGAATTTTTCGAATAATTGAAATTCGCCCAATCGGCGGAGGTGTTCTAATGTCCGCAGTCGCAAGTATTACCCAAGAAACGTTTCAGGCAGAAGTCCTGCAAAGTGACGTGCCCGTGCTGGTCGATTTTTGGGCACCGTGGTGCGGCCCCTGCCGCATGGTGGCCCGCGTGGTCGATGAGGTGGCCCAGCAGTACGATGGGCAGCTCAAGGTGGTTAAGGTCAACACCGACGAGCAGCCCGGTATCGCCTCTCACTACGGCATTCGCAGCATTCCCACGCTGATGGTGTTTATGAATGGCGAAAAAATGGAGCAGGTAGTGGGGGCTGTGTCTAAGGCCACGCTTTCTAGCGCCGTTGAGCCGTTTCTGAGCTAACCGTAGGGGCAAACGGTTGTTTGCCCCTACCCAACTGACGCCGTTATTTAGATTGTTTTTGGCTTTGATTCTTTAGAGGGCAAATGCCATCTGCCCCTACGGGGTCTATGTTGTGGGGCCGCTGTCCCGTTGCGGCGATTCTCTAGAGGGCGAATGCCATTCGCCCCCGCATGACCTACACGATTCTGCAAAAAGTCCCTAGCGCGAACCATCTCAAAGGAGATCAGCATGTCCACTGCAAAGAACCTGTTTACACCCATTCAGCTCGGCGCTTACGAACTGCCCAACCGCATTGTGATGGCTCCTCTCACCCGC is a genomic window of Nodosilinea sp. E11 containing:
- the trxA gene encoding thioredoxin, whose translation is MSAVASITQETFQAEVLQSDVPVLVDFWAPWCGPCRMVARVVDEVAQQYDGQLKVVKVNTDEQPGIASHYGIRSIPTLMVFMNGEKMEQVVGAVSKATLSSAVEPFLS
- a CDS encoding metalloregulator ArsR/SmtB family transcription factor translates to MRPIHHPNPQDIALEGVLYALGDPVRLEIVQRLASNDELSCSDLDLGVAKSTLSHHFKILREAGVLHCRKQGTQHMNSLRRDDLEAAFPGLLDSILKAAQAKLGVSKAS